A DNA window from Gemella massiliensis contains the following coding sequences:
- a CDS encoding DUF805 domain-containing protein yields the protein MIDQRKKHVTFGSAFSDFFKGFVDFNGYSSRAGHWFPVGTIHVGFLIVLIVFFYSVFASFAGITSRAYRNYDYFSGNSFADAASTATTSIAVIFILIVIGIIILIPITASYARRLRDVGFTNWGLAILIVLFYLLNYFTIYIISFIYVIGFFFILMSLPSNALETNKNDDFIKFFVRQTPQAKAYYSQFVQYDQFGNPIPNFKQGGQFDQFGNPINRNTAYDRNNQNAQSFNSNNQRGQGNFASGQPRPNSQGVNPRFNGQNSQFNNQGQNFNHSQFNGDGRNVNPNNQGQFNTNNRTAQSFNPNEQVNPNNQGFNPRFNNQNVEFSAQKQDFNSNNSQFNTEENETFSKNIDIQKEEINVEPTLKEENSQKTAQINSRNDRLQKRNTGDQVIYKRRKK from the coding sequence ATGATAGATCAAAGAAAAAAACACGTTACCTTTGGATCCGCTTTTAGTGATTTTTTTAAAGGTTTTGTAGATTTTAACGGTTATTCTTCACGTGCCGGGCATTGGTTTCCGGTCGGAACTATTCACGTTGGATTTTTAATTGTATTAATTGTATTTTTTTATAGTGTATTTGCTTCTTTTGCCGGAATTACATCTCGTGCTTATCGTAATTATGATTACTTTTCCGGTAATTCTTTCGCTGATGCGGCATCTACCGCAACTACCAGTATAGCGGTTATTTTTATTTTAATAGTTATAGGTATTATTATATTAATTCCTATAACAGCAAGCTATGCACGTCGCTTAAGAGATGTAGGTTTTACTAACTGGGGATTGGCTATTTTAATTGTATTGTTTTATTTATTAAATTACTTTACAATATACATAATATCATTTATTTATGTTATAGGATTTTTCTTCATACTAATGTCATTACCTTCTAATGCGCTTGAAACTAATAAAAATGATGATTTTATTAAATTTTTTGTAAGACAGACACCGCAAGCTAAGGCGTACTACTCACAATTTGTTCAATATGATCAATTTGGTAATCCTATTCCAAACTTTAAACAAGGAGGGCAATTTGACCAGTTCGGTAATCCGATAAACCGCAACACAGCTTACGATAGAAATAATCAAAATGCTCAAAGTTTTAATTCTAATAACCAAAGAGGACAAGGAAATTTTGCAAGCGGACAACCAAGACCTAACAGCCAAGGTGTTAATCCAAGATTTAATGGACAAAATTCTCAATTTAATAATCAAGGTCAAAACTTTAATCATTCTCAGTTCAATGGAGATGGTCGAAACGTCAACCCTAATAATCAAGGTCAATTTAACACTAACAATAGAACAGCTCAAAGTTTTAATCCTAACGAACAGGTAAATCCTAATAATCAAGGTTTTAACCCTAGATTTAATAACCAAAATGTAGAGTTTAGCGCACAAAAACAGGATTTTAACTCTAATAATAGTCAATTTAATACGGAAGAAAATGAAACCTTCTCTAAAAATATTGATATTCAAAAAGAAGAGATTAATGTTGAACCGACATTAAAGGAAGAAAATTCTCAAAAAACCGCTCAAATAAATTCAAGAAATGATCGTCTTCAAAAACGAAATACCGGCGATCAGGTAATATATAAACGTAGAAAAAAATAA
- a CDS encoding CpsB/CapC family capsule biosynthesis tyrosine phosphatase codes for MKDSHRMIDIHSHIVFGVDDGAKTKEDTEDLLRESFKQGVGTIIATPHRRRGMFEESIETIKENFKEVEKIAKNISEDLNVYLGSEIFYKEGELANIESRKYPTLAGTDYILVEFSYGISYREMYKALNGIILLGLSPVIAHIERYACLEKDLNHVQELINMGCYMQVNAASVLKTKLFGDKHKHYKKRAKKYLDGELVHFIASDMHNMTLRRPHMREAYDIIEKKYGTTVAYELFEKNAERLLMNKII; via the coding sequence ATGAAAGATTCACACAGGATGATAGATATTCACTCCCATATTGTGTTTGGAGTGGATGACGGAGCTAAAACAAAAGAAGATACTGAAGATCTCCTTAGAGAAAGCTTTAAACAAGGTGTCGGAACAATAATAGCGACACCTCACCGTAGACGCGGGATGTTTGAAGAAAGTATCGAAACCATAAAAGAAAATTTTAAAGAAGTAGAAAAAATAGCTAAAAATATTTCGGAAGATTTGAATGTTTATTTGGGGAGTGAGATTTTCTACAAGGAAGGGGAACTTGCTAATATTGAAAGTAGAAAATACCCGACATTGGCAGGCACTGATTATATATTGGTAGAATTTTCTTACGGAATCAGCTATAGAGAAATGTACAAAGCATTAAACGGAATAATTTTATTAGGATTATCACCGGTGATAGCTCATATAGAAAGATACGCTTGTCTTGAAAAAGATTTAAATCATGTTCAAGAATTAATAAATATGGGGTGTTATATGCAGGTTAATGCGGCAAGTGTCTTAAAAACGAAACTTTTTGGCGATAAACATAAACACTATAAAAAGCGTGCAAAAAAATATTTGGACGGCGAACTCGTACATTTTATAGCATCGGATATGCACAATATGACCTTACGAAGACCCCATATGAGAGAAGCATACGATATAATAGAAAAGAAATACGGAACGACAGTGGCTTATGAATTATTTGAAAAAAATGCCGAAAGGCTACTAATGAATAAAATTATATAA
- a CDS encoding diacylglycerol/lipid kinase family protein has translation MIEIIVNSNNKNSLKKLAELECCLKQERIVYKVLKTSEKENATSLMDKIKGDNLIVIGGDGTINEVMNNYHKENIIYFASGSGNDLGRSLQLDKKVSKVTKLLENGEITYYDVGEIDGRKFCTGFDIGYNADVIRRVESSKFKKYFRKYIYLFCGIISILNLKKYNAEIIFNNKKIETTKLYLLNVMLQPYEGGGVKFSHTASGKDGMFHILIMRNMNPPLFVYNYLCLLLKRHDKLKKVEIYTAKTLTVKTNQNYYQVDGELIKNKKQLMLKCLEKYYKIKK, from the coding sequence ATGATTGAGATAATTGTTAATTCAAATAATAAAAATTCGCTAAAAAAATTAGCGGAACTTGAATGTTGTTTAAAACAGGAAAGAATAGTTTATAAAGTATTAAAAACATCAGAAAAAGAAAATGCAACATCGCTTATGGACAAAATAAAAGGTGATAATCTTATTGTTATAGGTGGTGACGGAACGATAAACGAAGTCATGAATAATTACCACAAGGAAAATATTATTTATTTTGCCAGTGGATCCGGAAATGATTTAGGTCGTTCTTTGCAACTTGATAAAAAAGTATCAAAGGTAACGAAACTTTTAGAAAACGGAGAAATCACTTATTATGATGTTGGTGAGATAGATGGAAGAAAATTTTGTACAGGTTTTGATATAGGGTATAACGCTGATGTTATCAGAAGGGTTGAAAGTTCGAAGTTTAAAAAATATTTTAGGAAGTATATTTATTTATTTTGCGGGATTATAAGTATTTTAAATTTAAAAAAATATAATGCTGAAATAATCTTTAATAATAAAAAAATAGAAACTACTAAACTGTATCTATTAAATGTGATGTTACAACCTTATGAAGGGGGAGGAGTAAAATTTTCCCATACTGCAAGCGGTAAAGACGGCATGTTCCATATATTAATTATGAGAAACATGAATCCGCCACTTTTTGTTTATAATTATTTATGTTTACTATTAAAACGTCATGACAAATTAAAAAAAGTGGAAATATATACTGCTAAAACATTAACGGTAAAAACAAATCAAAATTATTACCAAGTTGACGGAGAATTAATAAAAAATAAAAAACAACTAATGCTAAAATGTTTAGAGAAATATTATAAAATTAAAAAATAA
- a CDS encoding Wzz/FepE/Etk N-terminal domain-containing protein — MNNNEQDFVQIDILFLLRKLWSQKLVIAVISLTFTVVALAYSLFVATPKYQSTTKVYVVNQKNDNKAITTQDVQLGTLLVKDYKEIILSNKVLEDVISQNGLTLSTKTLASKINVDAPKDTRIISISVTDKDPEAASKLANAVKEVSAAKIKEVTKIDDVTTLEEAKPAVVPSSPNIVKNAVLATVLGFIISVLGVILLELLDDRIRRPEDIEEGLDMVLLGIIPDTKGNKK; from the coding sequence ATGAACAACAACGAACAAGATTTTGTGCAAATAGATATACTATTTCTATTGAGAAAGTTATGGAGTCAAAAATTAGTTATAGCGGTAATTTCGCTAACATTTACGGTGGTGGCGTTAGCTTACAGTCTATTTGTTGCGACACCGAAATACCAAAGTACAACCAAAGTATATGTTGTTAATCAAAAAAATGACAATAAAGCGATAACAACACAAGATGTTCAACTGGGAACGCTTTTGGTAAAAGACTATAAAGAAATCATTCTTTCTAATAAAGTATTAGAAGATGTCATTTCACAGAACGGTTTGACATTGTCGACAAAAACATTGGCTTCAAAAATTAATGTAGATGCACCGAAAGATACTCGTATTATTTCTATTTCGGTAACTGATAAAGATCCGGAAGCGGCCAGTAAATTAGCAAACGCCGTAAAAGAAGTATCAGCCGCTAAAATTAAAGAAGTAACAAAAATTGATGATGTAACAACATTGGAAGAAGCAAAACCGGCAGTGGTACCAAGTTCACCGAATATAGTGAAAAACGCTGTTTTGGCTACAGTATTAGGTTTTATCATATCGGTATTAGGTGTTATATTATTAGAACTACTGGACGACAGAATACGTAGACCTGAAGATATAGAAGAAGGATTAGATATGGTGTTGTTAGGGATAATACCTGATACAAAAGGAAATAAAAAATAG
- the cpsA gene encoding LCP family glycopolymer transferase CpsA yields MIEWIEDNFIKLGIREMSRRNKRNFEEESGRKIGGFDIINGILSAVLLISGVLVGYTMLKYNFLNFRGVNYILLAVIIFVFIISIVLLIKRKAKLFTTIALLILNVILIFTFLQFRTAINLFNNLNNTAGVNEYTMSVVVLKNNKANNLKDIAGEQIAAPVSADGENINKLMKNIRDNEKLSLNLVEVKNYVTGYEQLKSGKTQAMILNSSYESFITAQYPEFLENTKKIYEFKITKAVTAKNNAKAGDTFNVYISGIDTYGPISSVSRSDVNIIMTVNKNTGKILLTTTPRDSYVKIADGGNNQYDKLTHAGVYGVDASIHTLENLYGIKIDYYARLNFTSFLKLIDTLGGIDVYNDQSFKSHIGGYDFSPGMVHLDSQHALAFVRERYGLTGGDNDRGKNQEKVIAAIIKKLSSKEGLANYNSIIKELSESIQTNMPLETAMSLANEQLSAGKDYTVSSQALTGHGTMGLPSYAMPGANLYMTQIDNNSLKEVSENIKNVLDGK; encoded by the coding sequence GTGATAGAATGGATAGAAGATAATTTTATAAAGTTAGGAATTAGAGAAATGTCAAGAAGAAATAAAAGAAATTTTGAAGAGGAATCCGGTAGAAAAATAGGTGGTTTTGATATCATAAACGGTATATTAAGTGCTGTGCTGTTAATAAGCGGGGTACTGGTCGGATACACCATGCTGAAGTATAATTTTTTAAATTTTAGAGGTGTTAATTATATACTGTTAGCTGTAATTATTTTTGTATTTATTATTTCTATAGTGTTATTAATAAAAAGAAAAGCAAAACTTTTTACAACCATAGCTTTATTGATTTTAAATGTAATATTAATATTTACATTTTTACAATTCAGAACAGCGATAAACTTATTTAATAACCTGAACAACACAGCCGGTGTCAATGAATATACCATGAGTGTTGTAGTATTAAAAAATAATAAAGCAAATAACTTAAAAGATATTGCCGGTGAACAAATAGCCGCACCTGTTTCGGCAGACGGTGAAAATATTAATAAACTGATGAAAAATATTCGTGATAATGAGAAGCTAAGTTTAAACTTGGTAGAAGTAAAAAACTATGTAACCGGTTATGAACAGCTCAAAAGTGGGAAAACTCAAGCGATGATATTAAATAGTTCATATGAGAGTTTCATCACAGCGCAATATCCGGAGTTTTTAGAAAATACTAAGAAAATTTATGAATTTAAGATAACAAAAGCGGTAACTGCAAAAAATAATGCGAAAGCAGGGGATACCTTTAACGTTTATATCAGCGGTATTGATACTTACGGGCCTATCTCATCGGTATCACGTTCAGATGTCAATATAATTATGACTGTAAATAAAAACACCGGAAAAATATTACTAACGACTACACCGCGTGATTCTTACGTGAAAATTGCAGACGGCGGTAATAATCAATATGATAAACTGACCCATGCCGGAGTTTATGGGGTGGATGCTTCTATACATACTCTCGAAAATCTATATGGAATTAAAATAGATTATTATGCAAGGCTTAATTTTACATCGTTCTTGAAGTTAATTGATACACTTGGGGGAATAGATGTTTATAACGATCAAAGTTTTAAATCACATATTGGCGGTTATGATTTCAGTCCCGGTATGGTTCACCTTGACTCACAACATGCTCTTGCTTTTGTTAGAGAACGTTACGGTTTAACCGGTGGAGATAATGATCGTGGTAAAAATCAAGAAAAAGTTATTGCGGCAATTATCAAAAAACTTTCTTCTAAAGAAGGGTTGGCAAACTATAACAGTATAATTAAAGAACTTAGCGAATCTATCCAAACTAATATGCCGTTGGAAACAGCGATGAGCTTGGCAAACGAGCAACTTAGTGCAGGAAAAGATTACACCGTATCATCACAAGCTTTAACAGGACATGGTACAATGGGACTACCGTCATATGCAATGCCGGGGGCTAATCTTTATATGACACAAATAGATAATAACAGTTTAAAAGAAGTTAGTGAAAATATTAAAAATGTATTGGATGGGAAATAA